From Halalkalicoccus sp. CG83, one genomic window encodes:
- the thsA gene encoding thermosome subunit alpha yields MGGRPVFILSDDAERTQGRDAQTANIAAGKAVAESVRTTLGPRGMDKMLVDNSGEVVITNDGATILDEMDIEHPAAQMIVEVAQTQEEEVGDGTTTAAVLAGQLLAQAEDLVEDDVHPTTIVEGYNEAARIAQEAIEELTLEEEPDDERLRAVAESSMTGKGTGDVSAERLAELVVRTVRQVQTDERIERDEIQIQTQVGASSGASELVEGVVVDEEPANDNMPRSIEDATVAVLDVELDVRQANIDAEYNITDIDQLNAAIEAEENQLRGYTEALSEAGVDVAFVTDDIEDRVASALADAGILAFENVDDSDARAVARTVGAKRLGAVEDLDGEDFGHAESIRVETYGDDELAVVEGGAEAETVTLFVRGGTEHVVDELERAISDAIDVVTAAIDSGGVVPGAGATEIAIAERVRSEAAGVSGRKQLAVEAFADAVEVLPRTLARNTGMDPIDALVDLRSEYDASGRAGIISKGQSGEVGDPFEEGVFDPAAVKREAVESATEAATMIVRIDDVIAAN; encoded by the coding sequence ATGGGCGGACGCCCGGTGTTCATCCTCAGCGACGACGCCGAGCGAACGCAGGGCCGGGACGCACAGACCGCGAACATCGCCGCCGGCAAGGCGGTCGCCGAGTCCGTACGGACGACGCTCGGTCCCCGCGGGATGGACAAGATGCTCGTCGACAACTCGGGCGAGGTCGTCATCACCAACGACGGCGCGACGATCCTCGATGAGATGGACATCGAGCATCCCGCGGCACAGATGATCGTGGAGGTCGCCCAGACCCAGGAGGAGGAGGTCGGCGACGGCACCACGACCGCCGCGGTGCTCGCGGGTCAGCTCCTCGCGCAGGCGGAGGACCTCGTCGAGGACGACGTCCACCCGACGACGATCGTCGAGGGCTACAACGAGGCCGCTCGGATCGCCCAGGAGGCGATCGAGGAGCTCACCCTCGAGGAGGAGCCCGACGACGAGCGCCTGCGGGCGGTCGCCGAGTCCAGCATGACCGGCAAGGGCACCGGCGACGTCAGCGCCGAGCGGCTCGCGGAGCTCGTCGTCCGGACGGTCAGGCAGGTCCAGACCGACGAGCGCATCGAGCGCGACGAGATCCAGATCCAGACCCAGGTCGGCGCCAGCTCGGGCGCGAGCGAACTCGTCGAGGGCGTCGTCGTCGACGAGGAGCCCGCCAACGACAACATGCCCCGCTCGATCGAGGACGCCACGGTCGCCGTGCTCGACGTCGAGCTCGACGTCCGACAGGCGAACATCGACGCCGAGTACAACATCACCGACATCGACCAGCTCAACGCCGCGATCGAGGCCGAGGAGAACCAGCTTCGAGGCTACACCGAGGCGCTCTCGGAGGCCGGCGTCGACGTCGCGTTCGTCACGGACGACATCGAGGACCGCGTCGCGAGCGCGCTCGCCGACGCCGGCATCCTCGCGTTCGAGAACGTCGACGACAGCGACGCCCGTGCGGTCGCCCGCACGGTCGGCGCGAAGCGTCTAGGAGCCGTCGAGGACCTCGACGGCGAGGACTTCGGCCACGCCGAGTCGATCCGCGTCGAGACGTACGGCGACGACGAGCTCGCGGTGGTCGAGGGCGGCGCCGAGGCCGAGACCGTCACGCTGTTCGTCCGCGGCGGCACCGAGCACGTCGTCGACGAGCTCGAGCGCGCGATCTCCGACGCGATCGACGTCGTCACCGCCGCGATCGACTCGGGCGGCGTCGTCCCCGGTGCGGGCGCGACCGAGATCGCCATCGCCGAGCGCGTCCGCAGCGAGGCCGCCGGCGTCTCGGGCCGCAAACAGCTCGCCGTCGAGGCGTTCGCCGACGCGGTCGAGGTGCTGCCTCGGACGCTCGCGCGGAACACGGGGATGGACCCGATCGACGCGCTGGTGGACCTGCGCTCGGAGTACGACGCCAGCGGCCGCGCGGGCATCATCTCGAAGGGCCAGTCCGGCGAGGTCGGCGATCCCTTCGAGGAGGGGGTCTTCGACCCCGCCGCCGTCAAGCGTGAGGCCGTCGAGAGCGCCACGGAGGCCGCGACGATGATCGTCCGCATCGACGACGTCATCGCCGCGAACTAA